GAGGGCGTGGCGGCCGGCGAGCTAAAGCACGGGCCGCTTGCGCTTATGGAGAAAAACACGCTCGTGATACTCCTCAATCCCAGAGATGCCACCTACAACGATTCGCTCTCCAACGCCCACGAGATAAAGGCAAGGGGTGCAAGCGTCATCGGGATATCGGATGCGGGGAGCGAGGTCTATGATCACTGGATCGAGATACCGCACATGGCAGAGGAGGCGTTCTACCCGATTGTCGAAGTAATTCCTTTGCAGATGCTTGCGTACTATCTTGCGCTTGCCAAGAACGCCGATCCGGATTACCCGAGAAACCTGGCCAAGTCAGTGACGGTAAAGTAGTAAATTTTTTTAAAATAATAATAGAAAAAGAAAGGAAAAAGGAAAGGAAGAGGAGGCTCTCTCGCTTTTTACTGCGAGTTTCCGCCTGCGTACGACCTTGATGCGCCAGAGCCCACCGGGACGTCGGGGAAGCTCTCGGTCATCCTCTGCTCTGCGACCGCGCCGGCCTCTGCAAGGATCCTGTCGACCTCTTCGCCTGATGCGTCGAAGGCAAAAGAGGTGTTGCCCATGCTTCCAGCGTTCATCATGATGTCGCTGAACACGCCGTTTATCTCGCCCAGTTCCCTGTCGACTTCGGGCATCACGCCTGCAAGGCCTGACCTCACTCTCGTGAGAGCACCCATTGCCGGGCCGATTGCCACCATCACGTCGCCAAGGTCGATGGTCGTCTCGAGGCGCATCTGTATCTGCTCAAGTGCCATCTTGAGCTGCGAGATCATCTTTATTGTCTTTCTCACCTGCGCAATCTCGTTTGAGACCATCTTGCCTGCCTGCGTGTCGTGCCTCTGGAGCGCGGAAACTACCTGGTTGAACAAGGTCTTTTCCTTGCCCTTGAGTTTCTCAAGAATAGTATCCAGTTTCTGGTTTTGTGCCTGGATCTTGTTCTTTGCGAACTCGATCCTCGGTTTCAGTGGTTGTTGAGGTCCGAGACCTTCCTTTATCTTCTCGGACATAGTCGATTTATTGTCCTTGACCCAGTTATTGCTGAAGCTCGTCATGTCTGCTAGCCTTGGAAAACGACGTTAAATGGAAATGTCATAATTAGACAACCAAGTGGTAATATTTTGTAGACACGCGTGCGCAGGCAGCCGCACTGGAAAGCATAAACATTAAATCATCAAGATGCGACGCTGTTCACGTACATACACATGCCGAGAGCAAAAAAGACCGAGGCCCAGGAAGGCAAGGAAGAAGAGGGACTGCCAAAGTGGGCCGAGGACGAGATCAAGTCGGCGCAGTTTGGCAAGCCGGAAGTCATGACAAGGACAGGATACATCTTGGAGATATACGAGAAAGACCACAGGCTTGACATTCAGGTCTACGAGCCGATGCCAGACGGCAGGGTCATCATCGAGGGCATCAGCCTGCCAAAGGAGGTCAAGATGAGCGACCTCATGAAAGGCTTTGTCTACGAGTTCAAGATAAACGTCTATGCTGCGCCCCTGAGCGACAAGGTCATCGAACTCTTGAAGACGAAATTCAGCCTTGAGATGAAGGCGATATTCAATTTCGAGATGAAGGAGCTTGCGCTCATGGACGTCGAGTCTGACATGCCTGCTCCCTCGCCATCATCCGGTGACGATGGCGAGGGCGACGATGACTAGCTAGCGTCCTCTTTTTTCTTCTCGCCGTCGGCAGGCACGATCGTTTCTTTCTTGCCTATTGCGAGTTTCATGAGGGCGATCCACATTATGACAAGCGGCACGTGGTAGGTCGCTATCCTCCATGCGATGATCACGCTGAGCTTCGAGTCGGCAGCAATGTCGGCGAGATTTGGCACGCTTGAGAGGTTGGAGACGTAGGCCCAGATGCCAAGCTCCGCAAGGCCCGAGCCCCCTATGGTAACAGGCAGGTTTGCGATCGCGTTTGACGCTGCAACGGCCATGAGCGAGTCAAACATCCCTATCCCTACCCCGACCGAGTCGGCAAGGACCATGAACGAGATGCCGTACGCAAGAAACGACGCAAAGGTCAGTGCAAGGCCGACTGCAAACGGCTTGATGACCTTGCTTGAGGAAAAGTTCTCCCGGCTCATGGTGCACAGGTCGTCAAGGGCCTTGTTGGCCTGGGCTATGTACTTGTCCGCCTTGTCCTTGGCAAAGCGCCGGGCAAGCCTGTCGATGAACTGCGGGACGCGCAGGTTGCGCTTTGCCGAGTAGAGGATCAGGACGAGCCAGAACACAAAGGTCGGCAGCGCGACGGCAATCACGGTAATCCCGACGGCAGTCCCGCCCCGGGAAAGGGCAAGCCCGCCGGCGACAAAGGCAAGTATCGTAACTGCAAAGACGTCGGCGATTATCTCCATCGTGGCCACCCATGCGGCCTTGCCTGCAGGCACGCCGTTTTTGGACAGCCATGCTATCCTGACAAACTCGCCTCCCACGTACGAAGGCGTCGTGTAGGTGACAAACTCGCCTGCAAGCCTTGCCGCCATGGTCTTGCCGGGCGAGCTTACGTCGTAGCCGATGAACTTGTGCACAAAGTACTTGAACCGGTACGCCTGGATCATTATCCTTGCAACCGCGGCCACTGCCGAGGCGACAAAGGGCACCAGGCCGACTGCGAATATGTCCTGCGGCGATACCTTGGTGGTCAGGAACATTATGATAAAGGGAACGATGCTCGCCGGGATAGCAGCGATTCTCCAGTTCAACGCCGTTTTTTGTACACTCTGGAGATATATATAATAACGAATAATAACCCTCTGCGGGAAACATTAATCCATCCTATGCAGACATGATTTTCAGGTCATGGATCACGCCAGCCTCTGCAAGGCCGTTGCAGCCCTTCATGGCAACATCCAGGCGGCGGTGGTCGTTTCAAATGGAGAGATGATAGCCCGACACGTCAGGCAGGGAGTACCGATCCCTCCAACAACGGAACTTGAAAAGTTGTTCATGCGGGCAGAGGTGTTTGTGGGCATGACAAAGCAAAGCGACCACCTGTTTGGCAGGACTGGCTATGTCATGACCAACCACGAAATGCTTGACACTTTTATATTCTCAATACCGGACAACAGCGTCCTTATCCTCCCCATCGTCAATCCGTACAACCACGACGAACTGCTCGACAAGGTCGGCAGCCTGCTTGGAGTCAAGTTTGGCTGGTGACAGAAGAATGTGTAAAGCAGATATATACTTCGTAGAGTGCCCTCTTTACACAAAGAGAGATGGTAAACGCCATTTTCGTCACCGGCACTGCCGGCTCGGGCAAGTCGCTTTTGACCTCAAGGCTGATGCAGTGGTACCGCGACACGGGCGCCTACCCCGTGACCCTGAATCTTGACCCCGGCGCAGTCACGCTTCCATACGAGCCAGACATTGACGTACGCAACTACATAGACATCGGCACGCTCATGGAAAGCTATGCCCTCGGGCCCAACGGCGCGCTGGTCATGGCAAGCGACCTGGTGGCGACCAAGCTTGACGAGATCCAGGAAGAGGTCTACGAGGCAAACCCCGACTATTTGATAGTGGACACGCCAGGCCAGATAGAACTGTTTGCGTTCCGGGCAAGCGGGCCCTACTTTGTATCAAACCTGCAGGCAGACAACAAGGCGACAGTGTTTGCGTTCGACGGCACGCTCGTCTCTTCGCCGATAAACTTTGTGTCGATATCGCTCCTTGCCTCGGCGGTAAAATTGCGACTGAAAACCGCGCAGGTAAATGCACTTACAAAACGGGACCTCGTCATCGACAGGCTGAAGGACATACTCGACTGGGCGGCGTCCGCCCAGGCGCTCGAGTCGGCGCTCAACGTCGAAAAAGACGCCGAGTATTCGCTTTTGAGCAAGGACCTTTCAAGGAGCATGACTCGCGCCGGCTTTGCGCCCGGCCTTGTCGCAGTCTCTAGCACGACCATGAACGGGCTGGTAAACGTGGCTGCCGCCCTTGCCCGAACCCTTAATCAGGGAGAGGACGGATAGCATGGCGGTGAAGAAAAGGTCCTCATCCTGCACGGCTGTTGCGCCTTCGTCGACGGCAAACCTTGGCCCTGGCTATGACGTTTTCGGCCTTGCGCTTGACGCGCTGTACGACAGGGTCAGGATAACAAAAGTAGCGGGCAAGAACAGCGGCAGGATAACGATAAAGATGTCAGACGGCGCAATACCGGCTGCCCTCGAGTCCAACTCGGCGGGGCTTGTCATCAAAAAGATGGCACAGGACTTTGCCATCACAGACGACCTTGACGTCGTGGTGAAAAAGGGCGTGCCGGCAGGGTACGGCATGGGCTCCAGTGCCGCGTCGGCAGCGGCTGCTGCAGTGGCATTTGCCGGCCTTTACAAACTAAAAATAGACAGGAACAAACTGGTCGAGTACGCGGCAGAAGGCGAGGTGGCAAGCGCAGGGGCGCGCCACTACGACAACGTCTCGGCGTCGGTGCTCGGCGGGTTTATTATCTCAAGCGTCGGGCAGGACGGCACCATCAGGTTCATCCGCATCGAGCCACCAAAAGACCTCCTTATTGTAGTGGCAGTCCCGTCAATACCGGTGCCGGCGAAAAAGACGGAGGTGGCAAGGAGCGTCCTTCCAAGGGAAGTGCCGCTGAAAAGCGCGGTGCACAACGTATCTGGCGCAAGCACCATTGTCGCAGGGTTTGCTCTAGGCGACGTGGAGATGATTGGACGCGGAATCGACGACGACGTCATTGTCGAGCCGGCAAGAAAGCACCTGATACCCGGCTACGACAGCGTCAGGAAAAACGCCCTTGCCGCAGGTGCGCTTGCAGTGACCATCAGCGGCGCAGGCCCTTCAATGATCGCATTTCTCAAGGGAAAAACAAAAAGAAAACAGGTGATAAAAGCCATGGAAGCAGGCTTTTCTGAGGCCGGCGTAAAGTGCCGGACCTTTGCCTGCGGTCCAAGCAAGGGCGCGCGTATAGTTGTCTAGTTACTTTTTTCCCTTGTTGAGGAAGGCAGACATCATGTTCTTCCTGTCCTCGTGCGCAAAGCAGAGCGCCCAGCCGTAGATCTCCAGGCGCAGGCCCGTCTCGATGTCCGAGTCCATGCCGCGGTTTATGAGCATCTTGCTGACCTTGACGGCGGTAAAGCTGTTCTTTGTTATCTCCTTGGCAAGTGCCATGCAGTCAGCCATCAGCTTCTTGTTCAGGATCTTGGCCACCTCTGCGGCGCGTGCCTTTTCTGCGGCTGCGTCGCCCTTTGGAGCCTCTGGCGGGAGCTGGTCTTCAGCGCCCAGCTTGACGACCTTGTTGACAAGGCCGATTGACGCCGCTTCGTCCGCGGTTATCATCTTGCCGGTGTAGATCATCTCCTTTGCCTTTGCGGGGCCGACAATGCGCAGCAGTCTCTGCGTTCCGCCCCATCCAGGCGGGATCCCGATTGTCACCTCGGGCTGGCCGATCTTGGCGTTTTCAGACGCGATGCGTATGTCGCAGACCATCGCCAGCTCGCAGCCGCCGCCAAGCGCAAAGCCGTTTACAGCAGCAATGACCGGCTTTTCCAGCTTCTCTATCTTGTTGAGGACTGCCTGCGCCGCTGACGCGTACTTTTCTGCAGCCATCGGCTCTATGTTGACCATGAAGGCAATGTCTGCTCCTGCGCAGAACGCGCGCTCGCCTGCGCCCGTGATGACAACGCACTTTGTCCCCTCGTCGGCGGCAAGTATGTCTATTGTGCGTGAAAGCTCGGCAATGACGTCAACGTTCATGGCGTTGAGCGCCTCTGGCCTGTTTATCTTGACAACGGCTATTTCGCCGTGCGGTTCAAGCTGGATATACTTCATTGTGGACATATGGGAGAGAGGCAGCTTCCGCCTTAAATTAAAGCTTATTCATGTTCGGTGTGGAGGCCGTACGCGGTCAAGGGTGCGAAGTTAAAAGCAGGCTAGTACATGGTATGTGGCGTTGACAAGGTTCCACCGCGCAAACGCCAAGAGTTTTAGCGATGCAAACATCATCGTAATGGGCGTGCCTGACGAGTCCAGGTCGCACGCGACGCGCAAGGGCACAAGCACCGCGCCGGACACCATCCGCGCCGCGTCTGACGAGTCCGAGTTCTTTGTGCGCGACGGCAAGCTCATTCCAACAGTTCCGATGCGCGGGACGCTTGAGGGCAAGCGCATCTTTGACGCAGGCAACGTGCAGAGAAACGCCGTGTACGAGCAGGCGCGAAAAATAGTCGAGGCAGGCAAGACCCCGGTTACGCTGGGCGGCGACCACTCGCTTACCACCGACATTTTAAAGGCCGCAGGCAGCGGGCGCAAACTGTCGCTCTTGTACTTTGACGCGCACCCGGATTTCGTGTCATCGGCAAGGAACTATTACGGCTCGGTGCTGACCGACTCGGCAGACTATGTCGATTACAAAAAGAGCATGCTTGTAGGCACGAGGGCGGCAGAGCCGGAAGAGATTGAAAACGCAAAGAAGGCCGGCCTTGCGATGGTCACGCCGATTGACATTACCGACCTTGGTGTTCACAAGGTTGCAGAGATGATAAGAGAAAAGGTCGCAGGAAGCAGGGTGTACATTTCAGTCGACCTCGACTGTGTCGACCCTGCGTTTGCGCCCGGCGTGTCCGTGCCTTCGCCCGGCGGAATCACCGTTGCAGACCTGTTGTACCTGCTGACAAGCACGATAAGTAGCTGCGATGTCATAGGCTTTGACATCGTGGAACTGTCGCCGGACTATGACGCAGACGGCCGGACGGCAAACCTTGCGGCAAGGATACTGACAGAGTGCATCGCGTGTCTGAAAAAGAGCCCTAGCTAGATCCTGTCGACTATTTCCTTCAGGCTGTCGGGCAGTTCTGGAAGCTCGGTGTGGCTGACGTTGTTCTGAATGATGTCAGGGCCTATCCTGCGCACCCTCTGCGTGGCGATGAGGGTGTCGATTCCCCGCTCGACATCCTTTGTTGACAGGATGCCGTTCAGTTTTTCCTTTATGGTGTTTTCCGAGTCGTACTTGTTTATCGCGTACTGGAGCAGAGTGAGCTTGTCATTCATCGAGAGCGACATGACGACATCACTTGCAGGCGCACGGCTAATAAGAATTTTCAATGCTTTTTATCTCCTTGGAGCTGCAATTAGCCCATGGCGGCTGCCATCGACGAATTAAAGGCGCTCCTGCAAAAAGGCTGCAAGGTACAAAAGGTGCAGCCTGCCATGTTTGCGTCAGACGCAGAGGTCAATATCGTCATCGTGACTGTTTCATGCCCTGACGGCGGCATCCACACAGTCAAGGCGTACAGGGAGGAGGCCAAGGAGCTGCGGGAGTTTGCCAGAAAGCAACAGCAGGCTTTACAATTGTAAGGTC
The sequence above is drawn from the Nitrososphaera viennensis EN76 genome and encodes:
- a CDS encoding Snf7 family protein, coding for MTSFSNNWVKDNKSTMSEKIKEGLGPQQPLKPRIEFAKNKIQAQNQKLDTILEKLKGKEKTLFNQVVSALQRHDTQAGKMVSNEIAQVRKTIKMISQLKMALEQIQMRLETTIDLGDVMVAIGPAMGALTRVRSGLAGVMPEVDRELGEINGVFSDIMMNAGSMGNTSFAFDASGEEVDRILAEAGAVAEQRMTESFPDVPVGSGASRSYAGGNSQ
- a CDS encoding enoyl-CoA hydratase/isomerase family protein, whose amino-acid sequence is MKYIQLEPHGEIAVVKINRPEALNAMNVDVIAELSRTIDILAADEGTKCVVITGAGERAFCAGADIAFMVNIEPMAAEKYASAAQAVLNKIEKLEKPVIAAVNGFALGGGCELAMVCDIRIASENAKIGQPEVTIGIPPGWGGTQRLLRIVGPAKAKEMIYTGKMITADEAASIGLVNKVVKLGAEDQLPPEAPKGDAAAEKARAAEVAKILNKKLMADCMALAKEITKNSFTAVKVSKMLINRGMDSDIETGLRLEIYGWALCFAHEDRKNMMSAFLNKGKK
- a CDS encoding ATP/GTP-binding protein; translated protein: MVNAIFVTGTAGSGKSLLTSRLMQWYRDTGAYPVTLNLDPGAVTLPYEPDIDVRNYIDIGTLMESYALGPNGALVMASDLVATKLDEIQEEVYEANPDYLIVDTPGQIELFAFRASGPYFVSNLQADNKATVFAFDGTLVSSPINFVSISLLASAVKLRLKTAQVNALTKRDLVIDRLKDILDWAASAQALESALNVEKDAEYSLLSKDLSRSMTRAGFAPGLVAVSSTTMNGLVNVAAALARTLNQGEDG
- a CDS encoding arginase family protein — encoded protein: MALTRFHRANAKSFSDANIIVMGVPDESRSHATRKGTSTAPDTIRAASDESEFFVRDGKLIPTVPMRGTLEGKRIFDAGNVQRNAVYEQARKIVEAGKTPVTLGGDHSLTTDILKAAGSGRKLSLLYFDAHPDFVSSARNYYGSVLTDSADYVDYKKSMLVGTRAAEPEEIENAKKAGLAMVTPIDITDLGVHKVAEMIREKVAGSRVYISVDLDCVDPAFAPGVSVPSPGGITVADLLYLLTSTISSCDVIGFDIVELSPDYDADGRTANLAARILTECIACLKKSPS
- a CDS encoding lysylphosphatidylglycerol synthase transmembrane domain-containing protein yields the protein MNWRIAAIPASIVPFIIMFLTTKVSPQDIFAVGLVPFVASAVAAVARIMIQAYRFKYFVHKFIGYDVSSPGKTMAARLAGEFVTYTTPSYVGGEFVRIAWLSKNGVPAGKAAWVATMEIIADVFAVTILAFVAGGLALSRGGTAVGITVIAVALPTFVFWLVLILYSAKRNLRVPQFIDRLARRFAKDKADKYIAQANKALDDLCTMSRENFSSSKVIKPFAVGLALTFASFLAYGISFMVLADSVGVGIGMFDSLMAVAASNAIANLPVTIGGSGLAELGIWAYVSNLSSVPNLADIAADSKLSVIIAWRIATYHVPLVIMWIALMKLAIGKKETIVPADGEKKKEDAS
- a CDS encoding homoserine kinase, which encodes MAVKKRSSSCTAVAPSSTANLGPGYDVFGLALDALYDRVRITKVAGKNSGRITIKMSDGAIPAALESNSAGLVIKKMAQDFAITDDLDVVVKKGVPAGYGMGSSAASAAAAAVAFAGLYKLKIDRNKLVEYAAEGEVASAGARHYDNVSASVLGGFIISSVGQDGTIRFIRIEPPKDLLIVVAVPSIPVPAKKTEVARSVLPREVPLKSAVHNVSGASTIVAGFALGDVEMIGRGIDDDVIVEPARKHLIPGYDSVRKNALAAGALAVTISGAGPSMIAFLKGKTKRKQVIKAMEAGFSEAGVKCRTFACGPSKGARIVV